Part of the Polyodon spathula isolate WHYD16114869_AA chromosome 18, ASM1765450v1, whole genome shotgun sequence genome, acagcaaactgctgctatttgaactctgttggaccaacaaactccaaacataacattgtcccagtaacaatggaatacaaacatatcaaaatggttatgttttataaaacgagatggctgccaggagtatgtttacatctgaaatttaaaactgcctcagttgacaaacggtttacttgactaacttgaaacttcacaagcatcatccttgacactgtagcaatacaactgacttttaagaaactcgcactaaacaagatggctgcccaatgcatttctgaaaaaaaaaaactttcaaaatcttcttctgtggaacagttgaagttactgattttaaacttggcacattgagaactaaacacgcttagatgggtactgatactggggctttggagctgtaaaactgcctggcagttctagctACCAATTGAGTTTTGTCAGTCAAACATCAACAAAAGACTGCAGAGAACTGAATACAATTTGGTCATTGATAGTTTAGTTGTAAGACATTTCACGGTCACTTTCTTATTGTATCAGCATGGAGATGTCAATTTCTAACAGCTACCCTGAGTATCAATCGATAAACAGGAATGAATGCTTCCTGTACCTCCACTCTCAATCAGGATGTCAAACAGGTCATCCATCTGCTGGCTGGTTACCATGGGAACCTTGAAGAGAAATTCCAGTCTGTGTTATGTTACTGTTAATGGGGCAGCACAACACACTACAGAAGAATGCCTTGTGCAAACAGGGAAATATAATAACAGCCAAACCTATTATACATTACTGGgcattcattaaaaacaacttatGAAAAAAAGTAAGCGTATGAAAACCAAATAATTTCCCTTAAACGATGAATGCAATATTAATTTTTGTGAAATTTAACAATTTTATACACGTAATGTACAATCTGTATTTCAATATGTGATAACAGCAGTCTATTTCCGATCCCCCTGTGTGTCTGTATGATCTGAGCCATGTCCGGCTTTACCTGGGGCTGCAGGGGGGCCTGCATGTTCCGGGTCTGCTTCACGGCCTCCTCATAGCGAGGAGGGTCCTTGCCCTTGTGGGCGGGGTTTCCAAACGCTGAGTGTTGCAGGATGAACTGAGGCTGAGACTGGGAGGGGGAACCAGGCTGCAGTGAGAAGAAACCATAGATCCATGAAACAGGGAAGGTACTGAAATGATGGGCAACAATACTTAAGTAACAGAAGGAGTTAAAGTGGGCTGACAAGGCCGTACCTTGTGCTTGGGCCCGTTGTGCAGCGTGTGGCCTGGGGAGCCCCGTGTTGCCAGCCTGCTCTCTGCTGAGCTGTTTAGGAAACACTGCGGCTCAACAGTCACTGGCTGGCTCTGGAACTGAAACCCAGCACTGGATGTGGTGCAGGTGGGGAACGCCTGCAGAAACAAAAGACTGGATCAACCTATACAATAAGCACTATATACCAGGGTAACTCTGTGCAATACCTATAATATTAATCTAgatgttagtgttttaaattatatcaAAGCATTTGATTTCCATCATAATTTATCAGAAAAGTTAAGGTCCTACTGTCATAAacaatacacaaattaaatatgGTGTAAAAGTAATATGCCTTGTAATGTAGTGAAACAATGTGAAGATCTATAAGGAACCTCAATCAAACTCTGCAGGTCAAAGCTGGTACACTACAGAGCTGCCATCCTTCAGAGAGCGTGTTTACTGTCAGATATTCCCACAGTCAACACTAGCAACAGGACTTCAGCCAAGAGTTTACCAAGTGAATGCTTTTAATGAGATTAGGAAAGAAATTTAACATCAAGGCTACACTATTATTAGCCCTACAGCTGCAAACCAAGATTACAAGAAGACTATTAttactttaagaaaatgtttcACCCAGTTTTCACCCATAAATACAAAGATTCTTGATTATAAGTGACATTCCTTCACAGATTTTGAATGATagcctttgaattttttttttctaattgttatATTGTTTGCCAGAGGCAAAATGTTCCCAATACAGACTTTTAAaggagattttaaagaaaaactgcagCACTGTTTTTGCTCAGTTAAGATGCAAATATAACATCaatctgtgttttgttatttgacaAACAGCTGGCTGATAATaacctttatattttaaaaaggggcAGTGTCAACTCATTTAGCATTTGTTTGAGAGGTACTGTCAGGGGAAGTTCTGGAAATGGTCCCAAACCTTTGAGATGTGGTGGTTTTGGTTGAGGAGCTGCTGAGTGAATGAGGGGTCCTGGTTCTGTGGCTGAATCTGGGGAATGGAGGCCTGGATGAGGCCTGCGGCTGAAGCAGGGGCAGTGGCCTGAagaacctgctgctgctgctgctgctgctgggtagAGAAGTCATGGTCACGTTACTCTTCTTGAATGTCCAGAGACTAACTGACTGGTCTATGGTCCGTGTCTATTAATAAATTGAATGACTAATTGAGCTGTTTAactctttcagtcctgaattaagCTGCAGGCCCCAagttacataattaaaaaaggaactcctttgccgaatatacatgagaacaggacaacattttttttttgtaaatatgtttttagtaaaTGAGACTTTAAAGTCACATCCACACATAAAGAACTCGCCTAGAGgtcctgccaggactgaaagggtcaAAATAATCACTTCATGTTACTTATCAAATAGTTGTAATCACTGTTACTTTATTGTGGTTAAAACACTGACATAGCCCTGAATGATACAGGTTcctcataacaataataataataatactacattgTTAttgatactattattattattattattaaggataaaaaaataaaaaataaagaagaccACTACCTGGGGTTTCACATTAGATGTTGATGGCTGGATGGTTGTGTTGGTGCCAGAGGGGGATACTGGCGGGAGAAGTGGAGTCCTGGGCTGTGTTGTCAACAAGTTTTGAGGCTGTCCAATAACCTGGGGCACCCTCTGGTGGCTGACGAAGAACTGTTGCAGGCAGGCTGGGCCTTGGACTGGAGCCTGTggaggctgctgctgctcctgcttgaTCAACATGGATGTCTGCTGGACCACTGGAGACTGTGAGGCTTCGCGGAAAGACGAGCAACTGGGGGACATTCTGCTCTCATCCTTGACCTCTGGTGCTCCAGAGTGGTTCTGCTGGGCAGCGATGCCCGTTTGTTGTGCTTGGCTTAGTTTTTCCATCTCCAGCTGCATCTTCAGTTCCTCCACCAGCATCTGCTCCTGTTCCAGCTTCCTCTTGAGGTCTTCGATCTGCAGCTCCTTCTCATGGAGTTTGCGGTCCTTGACGGATGACTCCAGCTCCATGCTCGAGTCCTCGTCTGCCCCTTTGCGGGGGGAGGCCCCAGAGGCATGAGCAGGGGCCACGCCCATGATCTCACTGAAGGTGTCCATGGACCTGCTGTCCTCTGCGTTACGGCTGGACGGCTCCGAGGGGACAGGGGACACTGGTGGGGTGGCGTTCATGCTCTCCAGCTGGCTGGAATGCTGCCGATGCTCTTTAGCAAAGGGAGTCTGTAAAGAGGCTGACGTAGGCCCCTCCACAGCTGACCCAGAGAAGATAGTAGTGGTCATGGCACCTCTTGTGGAGATGGTGGTAGAGCTTTCCTGGTGGGGTTTCAGTCGCTCGATGAGGTCCGTTTTAGTGCCAGACACTGGGAGCCCCCTCAATTTTAGTTCCATTTTCAGCTCGGCCacctgggaaagaaaaaaaaataatcatcacTCCAGATACGAAGAATTTCTTTTAGGTAAAACAAGATACATGCTTGCTATAGAGAGATTTgggtttgaagaaaaaataaatgttttaaaataaatgcttgcaAGGTAGAAATTGCATCTTCAATCATATGCAATCAATAATATCTGGTGATtttcaaaagcaaataaataaccATAGCCTTAGGGTATTTCACTGACTTGCTCATCAAAAAGTTTTCAAGTATTGAAAACAGTGCAGGCTTTTACATATAGTATTCTAATTTGTGTATTTACATGGCCTAACAATGAATTCACCAAACCTGCGAATCATCCAACAGTGGAATAAAGAGGGGGGAGTGTTGAATAACAACTATGATGACAGCCCAGCGCTTACAATACAGCCAGCTCGCTTTTAAACATGTTCATAATGGAAAGAATTGGAAAACGCATGTGTGCGTGCCTGTCCTTGGGACCGGGTCTGGTCTGTGTCTCCTGGACAATCATGTAAACGTGATGTCTCTTTTCAGGTTCACTTTCTGAACTTATTAACAAATCTCTTCCACTTCAGCATTACATAGCGAAGCCTTTTGGAAAACGCTTAATTGACAGCGGCAAGTCCACTTCAACTGCACTCCGAGCACTTAAGGATTTCATCTCTTGGTGGGAAAAACTTTTATATATAGATGCCTGTTTAAACATGCgcaacaatatttattttggtttaattattattgatTATGAAAGCAAAAACTCAAACAGCCTAGCAAACATGAGTCCATGACTGCTATTGATAACTCTTACCTTCATATCATCCAGATTAGCAGGCAGTGGTCCCGGCTTCCGATTGGACAGGCTGCTGTTTTGTCGCAGGGTGCCACTGGTTGGCAAGGCGACAACAATGGAGGTGGGCACGTTGTTGTTCAAGGAGGTATTCTGAGTGTCGGCTGCTGGCCTGCTGTGTGGAGatggcaggagagagagagaggagagagagagagagagtctacgGGTCACACACATCTTTCAAACGTGGAACTGGCTGTCAGCTTGAAATACTCCAGAAACCCAACacatcataaaaaacaaacatctgtatTCCAAATGCCTAGAGACAAGAACCACATCCTGATGCTAATCAACATCTGGTAGAGAAACACAACCAAAGGGCCTGCAGCGACAGCTTTTTGAGTCTGTCAGCtaacaaagaaacagaattaGTCACTGATTCTTTATAGAAATGTCTGggaataaaaagacaaacagaaattGCACAATACATGAGAGGGGGATGGAGAGAGAAAAATAGAGGGGGATAGAGAAGTGAAGGGGTGATAAAGAAAGTTTGAGaaaaacagaaagagagaggggatGAGAGAAGTGGTCCTGCCTGCGAGGTGTGTGTGCAGTGGTTGGTCTGATCAGCTATGATGAAGTCAAGGGGACAGTTCTTAGGGAGCATAATTCTGCAGTGCAGGGTGTGGCCTGCGGAGGGCGTACTTGAGTGGTGCGGGTAGGATGGCCTGGTAGTtgtagtgctgctgctgctgctggctgaGGATCTGGAGCTGCAGGAAGAGCTGTTGCTGCTGGAGCAGGCGTGCGTACGACGAGTCCATGGGCGCCTCGCTGGGCTCCGCCTTCTGGTCGGGAGGGATGTACTGGTGGTACTTGAGCTTCTTAACCCGCGGCTTGGCCTCCCGGCCCTTCTTACTGCGGCTCCTCTCGCTCGCTGTCTTCGGCTGGCTCTGCTACAAAGGAGGAGAGTGACAGAAAATCTCTAAAGTTTCTCAGTatagaatacagaaaaaaactcaATTATTCATTTTGACCTACTTGGAAAAATGAAGTGAATCAGGCTCCAGTCAGCCGTGCCTCACCGATTTATGGATTTTGAAATATGTTGCTTGATACATCTTACAAGTAAGTATCCTAAATGCACCCCAAGCACACAAAACATACATccatatttaattttacaattgtGTAAACTGTTCCCAAGGCATCCtggtataaaaacatgttaatgtttctgtaattaaataaataaataaataaataaataaataaacaaacaaacatacctCAATAAATAAAAGTCAATTTAAATATAGCATCTTTGGTTTATGTGATATAAAAGATAACCCCCTTTATCTTAGATAGCAACGTGAAAAACACAGCTACAAGATAACTACAAGGTGTTAGGCATCATTGCACACACAACATCTGTTCCATCAGCGCTAGGTTCAACATAGATCACCTTGTACCTATAGTATCTGCTTGCACACTGGCTTTTCCTGTACAGTCAAGTGGAGGAGAAGGTAAAATAGGAATGCCACACATCAGTCAGCAAACAATCCTAGGGGTCGATTTGATCAATCTATACCTTGATgtgccacagctggattttaatGGAGCTCTATACAGCAGTTGGGAATTCCACTGGATCAATGGGATTATCCCAGGATCACCCCTGAAATTATCTGTTTTACTTACCATCTCTTGGGACAACTATTtgataagtttttgtttttttgtattgcagtgcAAGATTCATCAATAATGGCActcaaattaatgtaaaaaacaaaccacCTTGATTTGTTAACTAGAAATGGCCAAGCAAGTTTGCAAGGCAGgaaacatattaaaaatgaaCTTCTCGTCAACCTTCAACTTCCAGACATAATATTAAAATCCTGACTCAGCATCCTCAGGCATCAAAACTAAACTTTGTCCGATTGAGGATCGAACCCACAACCTCCCAGTGTACAGAGCAATCACAAGAGAGATGAAAaaacaagtagaaaaaaaaaaccttccactTTGTTGTTGGGATAACTGCCTGACTCAGAGAAAGAATGCACTAACAAAACAGTGGGATGCCATTGAAGGAATTTAATGGACAGAAAAAAGCACAGACACATTAAACAAAATCATTTGACATTATTGTTTTATCTTTTCCTGTACCGGTTGGTTTAATTTATAAGTCGTTATAAGCACTATTTCATCTTCAGTCAAGCACATCCCTCTGTCCGAtgtcaaaaacagttttgtttagaCACACTAACTGAAATGTGTGATTGTGCCTTCGGTTTTACTTCACACTTTCTTTGATAGTACGAATGACTGTTTAAAGTtacagtgtgttttcttttatttcttaactATATTCAACAGAAATACCAAATAAAGATCCAGCACTAGTGTTAGGAGAAGTTAGGCTGACACTCACCCTGAAAAAAGGTACTTTGTGGTTTAAAATCTGCTGAGTTTGAGCTGGCCCAGGTGGTATGATTTCCATAGTTGTGCTAGAAGTACCCCATCCTCACCTCATTCTGGTGTCAGTCAGCTCCACTCCACAAACTTATTAACACTTGCTGATACTTTATCTGTCAATCAGACTAAACCACTTGTGTCATTTCCTGGGCTCTGTGGCTCAGCCCACTCCATCAAATTTGGGGTTAACTGAATAAACCTGCTGGGTTAGTTTTCAATCTAATCTAACAGCAGGTGTTTGGCATATACACTACAGCAGTGTTTACAGACATtactactgtatacattttacacAGTATACTCTGTTCCCCCGGAACGCCTTACTGTCATCTCTTTTAGTGTATGCAGACTCACCTTTACAAGTGTAGGGGCTGgttttgaaggagctacagtgCTGATCGGCTGGAATGAATTGGTTGCCAAGCGACCGTTGGGATGCTCGGCAGCTGAGACAGGTTTTAGGAATTCTGAAGTGGGCTGTGAGAATTGTGGGCAGTACTGTGATAGAgtgcgagagagacagagatacagTAGTCTACATGAAAACAACCATTTGAAGTTTAACAAATGTGCCAGTATTCCTAATTCTTTTAAAGATGTAAATGCAAAAACGCCTGTATAACTTGAAGGATCATTATAGGTCAATGTTATCTGAATTGGTGGTGAACAGCTTTTAGTTTTGAAGGGAACTGTAAACTAAAAGAATCACAAACAGACCAAAAATGATGCTTTTAAACTTGCGCTAACTGGTGGGCACAGACAATATCATGATATTACGGACTGCTGAGGATttgtcagccaatcagagtgcacgTTTCACCTTCTGTATTCCACGACATGCCACTTTCAATCCAGCACTCATGTATGTGCCTGAGAGAGGAGGAGAACCTCCTCCCTCAGTGATATTTAAATACTGAGCAGATATACAAGCACACTGAACCCATGGTTCTGAcctgcagggaggagttgggaaGCGGGGACGAGGCCTCTCTTATTTTGTGCTCTCCAGGGGAGGCCGCTGAGCTCTGGGACTCTTGGCTGGCCGGTTGCTCCGGAGACAAGGCATCGCTGCTGTCTTCATCAAACAAGTAGACGTCCCGCGTCTTGGGGTAGTCCCCCTCGCCATCTGGGTCgccaaaacaacagcaacaaagtGCAGTTTATTAACCAATACCTTTAAAACATTATACTGTGGTGGTACCATCTAGGACAGTACAGTaacttaactagacctttaaaAGGACTGATAattggcttaattagacctttttaattgttttcagttgcagtaacattttataaaagtaacttgaactctgcaactgtttaagctggaaacaattaaaaaaaggtctaattaatcaaattactatttcaattaagggtctagttaagtaactgagagctcagttggaataaaaccagcagacacagggtgtcCCCAGGACAGGctgaaaaccactggtctagtGCTCAAGCCCAGCAATATAAAGCTGAAGGACTAGTGGATAGAAATGAGGGgctgggaggctgtgtggcctAGTGGTTTGAGCTGACGGATTGGGTTAGCGTTACACTTCTCTTAAACATTAATAATGAGCTGTGTTTTCTGTGGTAAACAGTTACAACACTCCTGTGGCAGGATTCAGAATGTAGTCCCTGCAGGGACTGCACTTGACACCTCGTGGGGGACCAGTAATCCCAGCCACGGATATCCGTCCCTATCAGAGCTCGACTGTGCACTCGGCAACTAGCTTGCTGTGATCTCACCGCTAATCCTTATATCAAAAGGTCTGTGAAGCGCTAATGGGCAACAGACAACCAGATGCAAGTCAAAGGTTTTAGCTGTTAAAGTTTCAAAGCTGTTACAGGGGCTGGGAAGCACATGTATCAGCAATGAAAGATGAAGCCTTTTCATTGTGCAGTACCTATCTGTGGATACTACCCATGCGGTTGACTtgaaacacatgtttttgtgGATTTTATACAATAGCGTGTTATAGAATGTACTGTTTCCTCACCAATGAAGGCCTGAGAGTCGACGCCCGGCTCGCTAAGCGGGGTGTGCATTACAGTCTTGTTTTATAACAGTGAGCTCTCCTTACCAATGATGGCTTCTTTGAGGCTGGAGTCGACAGGCAGGATGTTCTTCTCCACCAGCTCCAACGGACCGGGTCTCTGCGCGATCTTTTCATTGAGGTCATCAGCCAGACGGGCCCGCTTCAGCTTCAACTGGGTGGCCTGGAGAGAGGGTTCGGCCAGGGTTTCTGTGAGGGGAGACGGAACAGAGAAGGCTTGAGATGGACATGTGGATGAAATCATTACAAGCAAGAGGCTAGCATTTcaactagggaaaaaaaaaagttggtgttGGTGGCTGTAGTTATAACACTTGAGTTATAATAGTTATAGTACTTAATAAAGTATAAAAATTAATAGAGGTGAAACAAgtctgaaaaatatttatttatttatagatgcACAACTATACTATAAACACTCTATTGTGATATAGTCATTTTGATAATTCCCACCCCACCCATCATCCTTAAATCCTGTGATTACAACACACTCGGGATTCAGCGATTCCTCCAGTGCTGTCATTACCCTGAAGGATGTGCATTCTGACCAGCTCCGACCGCTCAGGCCGACTCCGGATTTTGTGCTTCAGGAAGTTTTCAGTCTGCAGAAACAAAAAGTACTTTACTCCAAAAGCCTTAACTGAAGAGTTGCTCTGTACGGCAGCAGTCCGAgaggctgacacacacacacacacaggcactgggGTGGAGGATCCTTCAGGCCCTCACCTGCTAGGACCATAAGCAAGCAGTTTCATttcactgttgtgtgtgtggtgatgtcatATGAACGTACACCCTGGTTTTGGTTAAAATCTCTCCTGACTCCATGGGGTGTGTGTATGACATCACTAAACAACAAACTCATCATCCCTCGTAAAAAGCACAATTTAATTTAActgaacacattattattattataactattaatattatttatttattgtttaattaccaGTAATTCTGCCACGCACGGAACCTTCAGCATGTGTTACTTGAATATTTTTAGGGAAGGACAATACTAGTTCACACCAATAATAGTACACTGTACAGCAGGGTTGTCAAATTGCAGTGTCTGCTGGCTTCCGTTCctcccgagctctcaattacttaagtggtctaattatgtgattaattggacacatttaacatttCTCTCCagacttcaaaatgttttataggtagtTTGCCTTGAATCAATCACATTTAttaaaccatcaactgtaaaaacttgaaaaaatagtaaatatgtcCTATTGAACAAATAGTTAGATCAATTAAGCTAATTGAGAGCTtaagatggaatg contains:
- the LOC121330777 gene encoding myocardin-related transcription factor B-like isoform X6 translates to MAFLEVETPAVFRGKFKSVLQLRLQQRRTREQLVDQGIMPPLKSPAAFHEQIRSLERARTENFLKHKIRSRPERSELVRMHILQETLAEPSLQATQLKLKRARLADDLNEKIAQRPGPLELVEKNILPVDSSLKEAIIGDPDGEGDYPKTRDVYLFDEDSSDALSPEQPASQESQSSAASPGEHKIREASSPLPNSSLQYCPQFSQPTSEFLKPVSAAEHPNGRLATNSFQPISTVAPSKPAPTLVKQSQPKTASERSRSKKGREAKPRVKKLKYHQYIPPDQKAEPSEAPMDSSYARLLQQQQLFLQLQILSQQQQQHYNYQAILPAPLNRPAADTQNTSLNNNVPTSIVVALPTSGTLRQNSSLSNRKPGPLPANLDDMKVAELKMELKLRGLPVSGTKTDLIERLKPHQESSTTISTRGAMTTTIFSGSAVEGPTSASLQTPFAKEHRQHSSQLESMNATPPVSPVPSEPSSRNAEDSRSMDTFSEIMGVAPAHASGASPRKGADEDSSMELESSVKDRKLHEKELQIEDLKRKLEQEQMLVEELKMQLEMEKLSQAQQTGIAAQQNHSGAPEVKDESRMSPSCSSFREASQSPVVQQTSMLIKQEQQQPPQAPVQGPACLQQFFVSHQRVPQVIGQPQNLLTTQPRTPLLPPVSPSGTNTTIQPSTSNVKPQQQQQQQQVLQATAPASAAGLIQASIPQIQPQNQDPSFTQQLLNQNHHISKAFPTCTTSSAGFQFQSQPVTVEPQCFLNSSAESRLATRGSPGHTLHNGPKHKPGSPSQSQPQFILQHSAFGNPAHKGKDPPRYEEAVKQTRNMQAPLQPQVPMVTSQQMDDLFDILIESGEISPFVREEPSDSAKLIPVTASITTLPINTALSRPPPQIQVAPPPSLTFDPAPSLSLASENQLEAFLDGALSAHTGSQHLGSSREHLSLIDDLQNQLLSQLSSPSQPHSPMDTNELLFSTDEGSGVGFDLHDPNLDNMEWLDLTIPGPSSGLAPLGMAPPGGVFSSDFLDTHNLQLPWD
- the LOC121330777 gene encoding myocardin-related transcription factor B-like isoform X7, which codes for MAFLEVETPAVFRGKFKSVLQLRLQQRRTREQLVDQGIMPPLKSPAAFHEQIRSLERARTENFLKHKIRSRPERSELVRMHILQETLAEPSLQATQLKLKRARLADDLNEKIAQRPGPLELVEKNILPVDSSLKEAIIDGEGDYPKTRDVYLFDEDSSDALSPEQPASQESQSSAASPGEHKIREASSPLPNSSLQYCPQFSQPTSEFLKPVSAAEHPNGRLATNSFQPISTVAPSKPAPTLVKQSQPKTASERSRSKKGREAKPRVKKLKYHQYIPPDQKAEPSEAPMDSSYARLLQQQQLFLQLQILSQQQQQHYNYQAILPAPLNRPAADTQNTSLNNNVPTSIVVALPTSGTLRQNSSLSNRKPGPLPANLDDMKVAELKMELKLRGLPVSGTKTDLIERLKPHQESSTTISTRGAMTTTIFSGSAVEGPTSASLQTPFAKEHRQHSSQLESMNATPPVSPVPSEPSSRNAEDSRSMDTFSEIMGVAPAHASGASPRKGADEDSSMELESSVKDRKLHEKELQIEDLKRKLEQEQMLVEELKMQLEMEKLSQAQQTGIAAQQNHSGAPEVKDESRMSPSCSSFREASQSPVVQQTSMLIKQEQQQPPQAPVQGPACLQQFFVSHQRVPQVIGQPQNLLTTQPRTPLLPPVSPSGTNTTIQPSTSNVKPQQQQQQQQVLQATAPASAAGLIQASIPQIQPQNQDPSFTQQLLNQNHHISKAFPTCTTSSAGFQFQSQPVTVEPQCFLNSSAESRLATRGSPGHTLHNGPKHKPGSPSQSQPQFILQHSAFGNPAHKGKDPPRYEEAVKQTRNMQAPLQPQVPMVTSQQMDDLFDILIESGEISPFVREEPSDSAKLIPVTASITTLPINTALSRPPPQIQVAPPPSLTFDPAPSLSLASENQLEAFLDGALSAHTGSQHLGSSREHLSLIDDLQNQLLSQLSSPSQPHSPMDTNELLFSTDEGSGVGFDLHDPNLDNMEWLDLTIPGPSSGLAPLGMAPPGGVFSSDFLDTHNLQLPWD
- the LOC121330777 gene encoding myocardin-related transcription factor B-like isoform X3, with product MELHRMLGIEEDCGMQGLLAPSPRSEAVAHELEELSLQPTPNLPPLNERKNVLQLRLQQRRTREQLVDQGIMPPLKSPAAFHEQIRSLERARTENFLKHKIRSRPERSELVRMHILQETLAEPSLQATQLKLKRARLADDLNEKIAQRPGPLELVEKNILPVDSSLKEAIIGDPDGEGDYPKTRDVYLFDEDSSDALSPEQPASQESQSSAASPGEHKIREASSPLPNSSLQYCPQFSQPTSEFLKPVSAAEHPNGRLATNSFQPISTVAPSKPAPTLVKQSQPKTASERSRSKKGREAKPRVKKLKYHQYIPPDQKAEPSEAPMDSSYARLLQQQQLFLQLQILSQQQQQHYNYQAILPAPLNRPAADTQNTSLNNNVPTSIVVALPTSGTLRQNSSLSNRKPGPLPANLDDMKVAELKMELKLRGLPVSGTKTDLIERLKPHQESSTTISTRGAMTTTIFSGSAVEGPTSASLQTPFAKEHRQHSSQLESMNATPPVSPVPSEPSSRNAEDSRSMDTFSEIMGVAPAHASGASPRKGADEDSSMELESSVKDRKLHEKELQIEDLKRKLEQEQMLVEELKMQLEMEKLSQAQQTGIAAQQNHSGAPEVKDESRMSPSCSSFREASQSPVVQQTSMLIKQEQQQPPQAPVQGPACLQQFFVSHQRVPQVIGQPQNLLTTQPRTPLLPPVSPSGTNTTIQPSTSNVKPQQQQQQQVLQATAPASAAGLIQASIPQIQPQNQDPSFTQQLLNQNHHISKAFPTCTTSSAGFQFQSQPVTVEPQCFLNSSAESRLATRGSPGHTLHNGPKHKPGSPSQSQPQFILQHSAFGNPAHKGKDPPRYEEAVKQTRNMQAPLQPQVPMVTSQQMDDLFDILIESGEISPFVREEPSDSAKLIPVTASITTLPINTALSRPPPQIQVAPPPSLTFDPAPSLSLASENQLEAFLDGALSAHTGSQHLGSSREHLSLIDDLQNQLLSQLSSPSQPHSPMDTNELLFSTDEGSGVGFDLHDPNLDNMEWLDLTIPGPSSGLAPLGMAPPGGVFSSDFLDTHNLQLPWD